A stretch of the Mycobacterium shigaense genome encodes the following:
- a CDS encoding sulfate ABC transporter substrate-binding protein, giving the protein MLNTIVTASCWRKSAALTLAVGVVAGCGAGPSDVVGGGVAGNANTKITLVAYSVPEPGWSKVIPAFNASEEGKGVQVITSYAASADQSRGVVEGKPADVVNFSVEPDITRLVKAGKVSADWDKQAGHGNPFGSVVTLVVRKGNPKNIRDWDDLLKPGVEVITPSPLSSGSAKWNLLAPYAAKSRGGADRQAGIDFISKLVHEHVKLRPGSGRIATSVFSEGSGDVLISYENEAIAAERQGKAVEHLIPSQTFKIENPVAVVSTSVHLDTATAFRNFQYTAAAQTLWAQAGFRPIDPAVTASFRDEYPVPLKSWTIDDLGGWNTADQELFDKNTGSITRVYMQATG; this is encoded by the coding sequence GGCGGGGCCCAGCGACGTGGTGGGCGGCGGTGTTGCCGGCAATGCGAACACCAAGATCACGTTGGTCGCCTATTCCGTGCCAGAACCCGGATGGAGCAAGGTGATTCCGGCCTTCAATGCCTCGGAGGAGGGCAAGGGCGTGCAGGTCATCACCTCTTACGCGGCCTCTGCCGACCAGTCCCGCGGGGTGGTCGAGGGCAAGCCGGCCGACGTGGTGAACTTTTCGGTCGAGCCCGACATCACCAGATTGGTCAAGGCCGGAAAGGTCTCCGCAGACTGGGACAAGCAGGCCGGCCACGGGAACCCGTTCGGATCCGTCGTGACATTGGTTGTGCGCAAAGGCAACCCGAAGAACATCCGGGATTGGGACGATCTGTTGAAACCGGGTGTCGAGGTCATCACGCCCAGCCCGCTGAGCTCGGGCTCGGCCAAGTGGAATCTGCTGGCCCCCTACGCCGCCAAGAGCCGCGGCGGCGCCGATAGACAGGCGGGCATCGATTTCATCAGCAAGCTGGTACACGAGCACGTGAAACTGCGCCCCGGATCCGGCCGGATCGCCACCTCGGTCTTCTCCGAGGGCAGTGGCGACGTGTTGATCAGCTACGAGAACGAGGCCATTGCGGCCGAGCGTCAGGGCAAAGCCGTCGAACATTTGATCCCGTCGCAGACCTTCAAAATCGAGAATCCAGTGGCCGTCGTCAGCACCAGCGTGCACCTCGATACCGCGACCGCCTTCAGGAATTTCCAGTACACCGCCGCGGCCCAGACGCTGTGGGCGCAAGCGGGTTTCAGGCCGATCGATCCGGCCGTCACCGCCAGTTTCCGGGACGAATATCCGGTGCCGCTGAAATCATGGACGATCGACGATCTCGGCGGCTGGAACACGGCCGATCAGGAGCTGTTCGACAAGAACACGGGCAGCATCACCAGGGTCTACATGCAGGCGACCGGATGA
- the cysT gene encoding sulfate ABC transporter permease subunit CysT has translation MTTDLIPNPEAIRPELAQPGSRLPEPPEGPLVRGTQGLTSLRVGVTTLWLSVIVLLPLVAIAWQSAGGGWQAFWLAVTSHAAVQSFQVTFSISVVVTLLDVVFGLATAWVLVRDDFPGKGLIDAVIDLPFALPTIVTSLVMLALYGKNSPVHIHLQHTPPGVAMALAFVTLPLVVRAVQPVLLEIDRDVEEAAASLGASGTKVFTTIVLPSLVPSLLTGAGLAFSRCIAEFGSVVTIGGAVPGRTEVSSQWIRSLIENDDRTGAAAMSIVLLAISFAVLVLLRVVGGRAAKREEKAA, from the coding sequence ATGACGACGGACCTGATTCCGAATCCGGAAGCGATCCGGCCCGAGTTGGCCCAACCCGGCAGCCGGCTACCGGAACCGCCCGAAGGCCCGCTCGTGCGCGGCACCCAGGGTCTCACCTCGCTGCGCGTCGGGGTGACGACGCTGTGGCTTTCGGTGATCGTCTTGCTGCCGTTGGTCGCCATTGCCTGGCAGTCCGCCGGCGGCGGCTGGCAGGCTTTCTGGCTGGCGGTCACCTCGCACGCCGCGGTGCAGTCGTTCCAGGTGACGTTCAGCATTTCGGTCGTGGTGACGCTTCTCGACGTGGTGTTCGGGCTGGCCACCGCCTGGGTGCTGGTGCGCGACGACTTTCCGGGCAAGGGGCTGATCGACGCGGTGATCGACTTGCCGTTCGCGCTGCCGACCATCGTGACCAGCCTGGTGATGCTTGCGCTGTATGGCAAGAACAGCCCGGTGCACATCCATTTGCAGCACACACCGCCCGGGGTGGCGATGGCGCTGGCGTTCGTGACGTTGCCGTTGGTCGTCCGCGCCGTGCAACCGGTGCTCCTGGAGATCGATCGCGATGTCGAGGAGGCGGCGGCATCGCTGGGCGCCAGCGGCACGAAGGTTTTCACGACGATCGTGCTGCCCTCGTTGGTGCCCTCGCTGCTGACCGGTGCCGGGCTGGCATTCTCGCGGTGCATCGCCGAGTTCGGCTCGGTGGTGACCATCGGCGGTGCCGTGCCGGGCCGGACCGAGGTTTCGTCGCAGTGGATCCGCTCGCTGATCGAGAATGACGACCGCACCGGCGCGGCCGCGATGTCGATTGTGTTGCTGGCGATCTCGTTTGCCGTGTTGGTGCTGTTGCGGGTCGTGGGCGGACGCGCCGCCAAACGCGAGGAGAAGGCGGCGTGA
- the cysW gene encoding sulfate ABC transporter permease subunit CysW: MTASPWARYLTRSVTLAYIGIMLFVPVSIILWRTFAPGFGQFYAWITTPAAIAALRLSLIIVAVVVPLNVIFGVLTSLLLARSRFRGKAALQAIVDLPFAVSPIIVGVALILLWGSAGALGFVENDLGIKIIFGLPGLILVSIFVTLPFVVREVQPVLLEVGTEQEQAAATLGSGPWQTFWRITLPSIRWGLIYGTVLTTARTLGEFGGVIMVSSNLPGESQTLTLLVNDRYARGAEYGAYALSTLLMGVAVVFLVVKTILLVHRRRVRAPA, encoded by the coding sequence GTGACGGCGTCGCCATGGGCCCGCTATCTCACCCGGTCGGTGACGCTGGCCTATATCGGCATCATGCTGTTCGTCCCGGTCTCGATCATCCTGTGGCGGACGTTCGCGCCCGGGTTCGGCCAGTTCTACGCGTGGATCACCACGCCGGCGGCGATCGCCGCACTGCGGCTGTCGCTGATCATAGTCGCGGTCGTGGTGCCGCTGAACGTGATCTTCGGCGTGCTGACCTCGTTGTTGCTCGCGCGCAGCCGATTCCGGGGCAAAGCCGCGCTGCAGGCGATCGTGGACCTGCCCTTCGCGGTGTCGCCCATCATCGTGGGCGTCGCCCTGATCCTGCTGTGGGGATCGGCCGGCGCACTGGGGTTCGTCGAGAACGATCTCGGAATTAAGATCATCTTCGGCCTGCCCGGCCTCATTCTCGTCAGCATCTTCGTCACGTTGCCGTTCGTGGTGCGTGAGGTCCAGCCGGTGCTGCTGGAGGTCGGAACCGAGCAGGAACAGGCGGCGGCGACCCTGGGTTCAGGCCCGTGGCAGACGTTTTGGCGGATCACCCTGCCCTCCATCCGCTGGGGCCTGATCTACGGCACAGTCCTGACGACCGCGCGCACACTCGGCGAATTCGGTGGCGTCATCATGGTGTCGTCCAACCTGCCCGGGGAGTCGCAGACCCTGACGCTGCTGGTGAACGATCGGTATGCCCGAGGCGCCGAATACGGCGCCTACGCGCTGTCCACCTTGCTGATGGGCGTGGCGGTCGTCTTTCTCGTCGTGAAGACGATTCTGTTGGTGCACCGCAGACGGGTCAGGGCCCCGGCGTAA
- a CDS encoding cysteine peptidase family C39 domain-containing protein, translating into MTSTVQTGFAAAARLTSGAAPLWGCIVAAAVAFASAVHANPGPPAPDADHDSGMYGDPAGAARYWHQQQWSDCGEMAVADVAGELTSRQPTESQITAVAEHTPSTVGSGPMWRPVGNTDIRDLPALLWHYWITADNVQTTTAALEQALAEKRKVIALVNAETIWRRPGNRAAANHFVVVTGIDTKDGVVHLNDSGIKTGRDERVALATFEQAWAPNHNSAIVTRTVKK; encoded by the coding sequence ATGACCAGCACTGTGCAGACCGGCTTTGCCGCGGCGGCGCGCCTCACGTCGGGAGCAGCTCCGTTGTGGGGCTGCATCGTTGCTGCGGCGGTGGCTTTCGCCTCCGCCGTGCACGCCAACCCGGGGCCGCCCGCGCCGGACGCCGACCACGACTCCGGGATGTACGGGGACCCGGCCGGCGCGGCACGATATTGGCATCAGCAGCAGTGGTCGGATTGCGGCGAGATGGCCGTTGCCGACGTTGCCGGCGAACTCACCAGCCGTCAGCCCACCGAATCCCAGATCACCGCCGTGGCCGAACACACCCCCAGCACAGTCGGTTCCGGGCCCATGTGGCGGCCGGTGGGCAACACCGACATCCGGGATCTGCCCGCGCTGCTCTGGCACTACTGGATCACCGCGGACAACGTGCAGACCACGACCGCGGCGCTGGAACAGGCGTTGGCCGAAAAGCGCAAGGTCATCGCGCTCGTCAACGCCGAAACCATCTGGCGCCGGCCGGGCAACCGCGCCGCCGCGAATCATTTCGTCGTCGTCACCGGCATCGATACGAAAGACGGTGTGGTGCACCTAAATGACAGCGGCATCAAGACCGGCCGCGACGAGCGGGTCGCCCTGGCCACCTTCGAGCAGGCGTGGGCACCCAACCACAATTCGGCCATCGTGACACGGACCGTGAAAAAATAG
- a CDS encoding glutamine synthetase III family protein → MSGNAARLQAITNVEAYLPPAVSFVPGEAPGEVFGSNVFTKAEMQARLPKAVYKSVVATIEKGAKLDPAVADTVAVAMKDWALEKGATHYAHVFYPMTGLTAEKHDSFLEPVSDGQTLAEFAGKTLIQGEPDASSFPSGGLRSTFEARGYTGWDVTSPAYILENPNGNTLCIPTVFVSMTGEALDYKTPLLRSQQAMGTHAERVLKLFGHKDLNHVVSFCGPEQEYFLVDRHFFLARPDLINAGRTLFGAKPPKGQEFDDHYFGAVPERVLGFMMDTERELFKLGIPAKTRHNEVAPGQFEIAPMFERANIASDHQQLLMTVFKTIAKKHGMECLFHEKPFAGVNGSGKHVNFSLGNSELGSLLVPGDTPHENAQFLVFCAAVIRAVHKFSGLLRVSVASATNDHRLGANEAPPAIISIFLGEQLADVFEQIAKGAATSSKGKGVMHIGVDTLPQLPTDPGDRNRTSPFAFTGNRFEFRAPGSGQTVAVPLIVLNTIMADSLDYLATVLEKAVADGENFDVAVQKVLTEIITEHGAVVFNGDGYSDNWQIEAAERGLPNLKTTLDAIPELIKPESIELFEKYGVFNERELHSRYEVRLEQYALTIGVEAKLALEIGSTVVLPAAIRYQTELAQNVAALKKAGVEANTALLESVSTPLADLSAALETLKAALSDHSAESALEEATHAQKALLPAMAAVREAADTLEGVVADDLWPLPTYQELLYIL, encoded by the coding sequence TTGAGCGGAAATGCAGCCCGCCTGCAGGCGATCACCAACGTCGAGGCGTACCTCCCCCCGGCCGTCAGCTTCGTTCCCGGTGAAGCACCCGGCGAAGTCTTCGGGTCGAACGTCTTCACCAAGGCCGAGATGCAAGCACGGCTACCCAAGGCCGTGTACAAGTCCGTGGTGGCGACCATCGAGAAAGGCGCCAAGCTGGACCCGGCGGTCGCCGACACGGTCGCGGTGGCCATGAAGGACTGGGCGCTGGAGAAGGGCGCCACGCACTACGCCCACGTGTTCTACCCGATGACGGGCCTGACGGCGGAAAAGCACGACAGTTTTCTCGAGCCCGTCTCCGATGGGCAGACCCTTGCCGAGTTCGCCGGCAAGACCCTGATCCAGGGCGAACCGGACGCCTCCAGCTTCCCGTCGGGTGGGCTCCGCAGCACCTTTGAGGCGCGCGGCTACACCGGCTGGGACGTCACCAGCCCGGCCTACATCCTGGAGAACCCGAACGGCAACACGCTGTGCATCCCGACGGTGTTCGTGTCGATGACCGGTGAGGCGCTGGACTACAAGACGCCGCTGTTGCGCAGCCAGCAGGCCATGGGCACGCACGCCGAGCGGGTGCTGAAGTTGTTCGGCCACAAGGACCTCAACCACGTGGTGTCGTTCTGCGGGCCGGAGCAGGAGTACTTCCTGGTCGACCGGCACTTCTTCCTGGCCCGCCCCGACCTGATCAACGCCGGCCGCACGCTGTTCGGCGCCAAGCCGCCCAAGGGTCAGGAGTTCGACGACCACTACTTCGGTGCGGTGCCCGAGCGGGTCTTGGGCTTCATGATGGACACCGAGCGGGAGCTGTTCAAACTGGGCATCCCGGCCAAGACCCGGCACAACGAGGTGGCCCCCGGCCAGTTCGAGATCGCGCCGATGTTCGAGCGGGCCAACATCGCCTCCGACCACCAGCAGCTGCTGATGACGGTGTTTAAGACGATCGCCAAGAAGCACGGCATGGAATGCCTGTTCCACGAGAAGCCGTTCGCCGGCGTCAACGGGTCGGGTAAGCACGTCAACTTCTCGCTGGGCAACTCCGAGCTGGGTTCGCTGCTGGTGCCGGGCGACACCCCGCACGAAAACGCGCAGTTCCTGGTGTTCTGCGCGGCCGTGATCCGCGCCGTGCACAAATTCTCCGGCCTGCTGCGGGTATCGGTCGCCTCTGCCACCAACGACCACCGCCTGGGCGCCAACGAGGCGCCGCCGGCGATCATCTCGATCTTCCTCGGCGAACAGCTCGCCGATGTCTTCGAGCAGATCGCCAAGGGCGCTGCCACTTCGTCAAAGGGCAAGGGCGTCATGCACATCGGCGTCGACACCCTGCCACAGCTGCCGACCGACCCGGGCGACCGCAACCGCACCAGCCCGTTCGCGTTCACCGGTAACCGGTTCGAGTTCCGCGCGCCGGGTTCCGGGCAGACGGTAGCGGTGCCGCTGATCGTACTCAACACGATCATGGCGGACTCCCTCGACTACCTGGCCACCGTCCTGGAGAAGGCGGTCGCCGACGGCGAGAACTTCGATGTGGCCGTGCAGAAGGTGCTGACCGAGATCATCACCGAACACGGCGCGGTGGTCTTCAACGGCGACGGCTATTCGGACAACTGGCAGATCGAAGCCGCCGAGCGCGGACTGCCCAACCTCAAGACCACGCTGGACGCCATTCCGGAGCTGATCAAGCCCGAATCGATCGAGCTCTTCGAAAAGTACGGTGTGTTCAACGAGCGCGAGCTGCACAGCCGTTACGAGGTGCGCCTCGAGCAGTACGCGCTGACCATCGGTGTGGAGGCGAAGCTGGCGCTGGAGATCGGGAGCACGGTCGTCCTGCCCGCCGCGATCCGGTACCAGACCGAACTCGCCCAGAACGTCGCGGCGCTGAAGAAGGCCGGGGTGGAGGCGAATACCGCTCTGCTGGAATCGGTTTCGACCCCGCTTGCCGACCTGTCCGCGGCGCTGGAGACCCTGAAGGCGGCGCTGTCGGATCACTCCGCGGAGTCCGCACTCGAGGAGGCCACCCACGCCCAGAAGGCGTTGCTACCGGCGATGGCGGCGGTGCGTGAAGCGGCGGACACGCTGGAAGGCGTTGTCGCCGACGACTTGTGGCCGCTACCGACCTACCAGGAGCTGCTCTACATCCTGTGA
- a CDS encoding serine/threonine-protein kinase: MSGAEGSRLGTTFGPYHLKRLLGRGGMGEVYEAEHTIKEWTVALKLMSRAFSQDPVFRKRMEREARITGRLLEPHVVPIHDYGEIDGQLFLEMRLIEGIDLGSLLEKEGALPAPRAVAIIHQIAAALDAAHAAGVTHRDVKPQNILITSSDFAYLVDFGIASAKTDEKLTQLGTAVGTWKYMAPERFSNGEVTARADVYALACVLYECLTGAAPYRADNTGVLITSHLMEPVPKPSASGPGIPPAFDAVIERGMAKNPDDRYESAGALAAAAHEALSNTDQHKASTILRHSDTAIRPITGAQAHAAALPTEPAPPRQRHRWPIVAAVVAFAGGVGSWFLQSPSGDQSATSTVAPREKAAARSGQGTGDDESKLLSLLPSGYASGACTPAPPDPGSLWVGAVTMVTCGPNTQPGGPTRATYGLFPDLDSMKRAFDADVANLSLTDCPGEGKSPAPWQPNGASTVTGGMIACGTSSDHPSLIWTFDKKLMLSDVAGDQGAVADLHKWWEAYS; the protein is encoded by the coding sequence ATGAGCGGCGCGGAAGGCTCGCGGCTGGGGACGACCTTCGGTCCCTATCACCTCAAACGGCTGCTGGGCCGCGGCGGGATGGGCGAGGTCTACGAAGCCGAGCACACGATCAAAGAGTGGACGGTCGCGCTCAAGCTGATGTCGCGCGCGTTCAGCCAGGATCCTGTGTTTCGCAAGCGGATGGAACGTGAGGCACGCATCACCGGCCGGCTGCTGGAACCCCATGTCGTGCCGATCCACGACTACGGCGAAATCGACGGTCAACTGTTCTTGGAGATGCGCCTCATCGAGGGCATCGATCTGGGCAGCCTGCTGGAAAAGGAGGGGGCGCTTCCCGCGCCGCGGGCGGTGGCGATCATCCACCAGATCGCCGCGGCCCTCGATGCCGCGCACGCCGCCGGGGTGACACACCGCGACGTGAAGCCGCAGAACATCCTGATCACCAGCAGCGACTTCGCCTATCTGGTCGACTTCGGGATAGCAAGCGCGAAAACCGACGAGAAGCTCACCCAACTCGGCACCGCGGTCGGCACGTGGAAATACATGGCGCCAGAACGGTTTTCGAATGGTGAGGTGACCGCCCGCGCCGACGTCTACGCGTTGGCCTGCGTGCTCTACGAATGCCTGACCGGGGCCGCGCCCTACCGCGCCGACAACACCGGGGTACTGATTACCTCGCACCTGATGGAGCCGGTACCCAAGCCGAGCGCCTCGGGGCCGGGAATTCCCCCGGCGTTCGATGCCGTCATCGAACGCGGCATGGCGAAAAACCCGGACGACCGGTACGAGAGCGCCGGTGCCCTGGCGGCCGCCGCCCACGAGGCGCTCAGCAACACCGATCAACACAAGGCCAGTACCATCCTGCGGCACAGCGACACCGCGATCCGGCCGATCACCGGCGCCCAGGCGCACGCCGCGGCACTACCCACAGAGCCCGCGCCGCCGCGGCAACGTCACCGCTGGCCGATCGTCGCGGCCGTCGTCGCCTTCGCCGGGGGCGTCGGTTCCTGGTTTCTCCAATCGCCGTCCGGCGATCAGTCAGCGACGAGCACGGTGGCGCCGCGGGAGAAAGCCGCAGCGCGGTCCGGCCAGGGAACCGGCGATGACGAATCCAAACTGCTGAGCCTGCTCCCGTCCGGCTATGCCAGCGGCGCCTGCACACCGGCCCCGCCCGATCCGGGCAGCCTCTGGGTCGGCGCGGTGACGATGGTGACGTGCGGCCCGAACACCCAGCCCGGCGGCCCGACCCGCGCAACCTACGGGCTATTCCCGGATCTCGACAGTATGAAGAGAGCCTTCGACGCCGACGTCGCGAACCTCAGCCTGACGGACTGCCCCGGCGAGGGAAAGTCGCCCGCTCCTTGGCAACCCAACGGAGCCTCCACCGTGACGGGCGGCATGATCGCGTGTGGCACTTCCTCCGATCACCCGAGCCTGATCTGGACGTTCGACAAGAAGCTGATGCTCTCCGACGTCGCTGGTGACCAGGGCGCCGTCGCCGACTTACACAAATGGTGGGAGGCCTACAGCTGA
- a CDS encoding adenylate/guanylate cyclase domain-containing protein, with protein MTSPSQMPGRHSDEPMGFLIVNDGGSERNVPIYDQMFVGRECAGINESRRLVIRDPEISRNHLEVRLDAVADQAFVIDTSTNGTLLNGMRLERAVPRPIRPGDEIRIGDVAMTFHSQRFTAVEPAEMPGVTRTRISQTAMVMVVGDIVNYSTISEVTDEQVIAQSLHTLWHEVGGVLQAHRGTLNHYAGDAIFAIWEANRFPDAGQRAIDFALAANALVDTLGPRLPLRSPDGSPIRMGWGVVVGTVALAAMTRSVEAVIGDSTNVAFRLSGLAGRQGRASVMATTGVRRTAEAHFVWGEGEQVELKGRRGKETVFPVLGRQTVGSDTAPGRSDVVTQDVVRPEVDSEPAAHTPVRNRD; from the coding sequence ATGACTTCTCCTTCTCAGATGCCGGGTCGGCACTCCGACGAGCCGATGGGCTTCCTCATCGTCAACGACGGCGGCTCTGAGCGAAATGTGCCGATTTACGACCAGATGTTCGTCGGCCGCGAATGCGCGGGTATCAACGAGTCTCGGCGCCTGGTGATCCGCGATCCCGAGATCTCGCGTAACCACCTCGAGGTTCGGCTGGATGCCGTCGCCGATCAGGCGTTCGTCATCGATACGAGCACCAACGGGACCCTGCTCAACGGGATGCGGCTCGAGCGCGCCGTGCCGCGACCGATCAGGCCCGGCGACGAAATCCGGATCGGTGATGTCGCGATGACATTCCACTCGCAGCGCTTCACCGCGGTCGAGCCCGCCGAGATGCCGGGTGTCACCCGCACGCGGATCAGCCAAACCGCGATGGTGATGGTGGTCGGCGACATCGTCAACTATTCAACGATTTCCGAGGTCACCGACGAGCAGGTCATCGCGCAGAGCCTGCACACGCTGTGGCATGAAGTCGGCGGCGTTTTGCAGGCTCATCGAGGCACGCTCAACCACTACGCCGGCGATGCGATCTTCGCGATCTGGGAAGCAAACCGGTTCCCGGATGCCGGGCAGCGCGCGATCGATTTCGCGCTGGCCGCCAACGCGCTCGTCGACACGCTCGGTCCGCGATTGCCGCTGCGCAGCCCCGATGGTTCGCCGATCCGCATGGGTTGGGGTGTGGTGGTCGGCACGGTTGCGCTGGCCGCCATGACCCGATCGGTGGAGGCGGTCATCGGCGACTCGACCAACGTCGCGTTCCGGTTGTCCGGCCTGGCCGGACGCCAGGGCCGCGCCTCGGTGATGGCGACCACCGGTGTTCGGCGCACGGCGGAGGCGCACTTCGTGTGGGGCGAGGGCGAGCAGGTCGAGCTCAAGGGCCGGCGGGGCAAGGAAACGGTCTTTCCCGTGCTGGGCCGGCAGACGGTCGGCTCGGACACCGCGCCCGGCAGAAGCGATGTCGTCACCCAAGACGTCGTGCGGCCAGAGGTGGATTCCGAGCCGGCCGCGCACACGCCTGTCCGCAACCGCGACTGA
- a CDS encoding cyclic nucleotide-binding and patatin-like phospholipase domain-containing protein, with translation MTANRDWRATDARTALRNLPLLAEIENEQLDQLASAVDRQHITANEWLFRIGEPSDAIYVIDSGRFAAVGADGEVFREMASGDSIGDLGLIAGAARSAGVRALRDGVVWRIAADTFSDVLAKTPRLQSAMLRAMAQMLRESRSVNISQNPRVVGILSTGGAAAAPVVEAVAARLQAYGRAAVVSPPVETTATVAAHAELVEAFSETLDRAERSNDWVLVIADRGSGDLWRRYVVAQCDRLVILVNQAHPPKDLARPKTQGPVHLVTMTEADPAWWDLMEPVSHHCRDENGIAALARRIAGRSLGLVLAGGGARGLAHFGVYEELTRAGIIIDRFGGTSAGAIAAAAFALGMEAAEATEAVRKSIGNVSPLGDYTLPAIALTRGGRIDRLVREFFGGALIEHLPRGFFSVSTDMIAGEQIIHRRGPLSLAVRASISIPGLLPPVQHGERLLIDGGLLNNLPADVMSADRDGEVICVDLRREFLPSKGFGLLPAILQPPGLVRRVLTGTDEALPPLQETLLRTVDLAASNGNLNELPRIAAIIRPDISAIGPLDFKKLEAALEVGRKATRAVLEAQPNLVG, from the coding sequence ATGACCGCAAACCGCGATTGGCGTGCGACCGACGCGCGAACCGCGCTGCGGAATCTCCCGCTACTTGCCGAGATCGAGAATGAACAACTCGACCAACTCGCGAGTGCCGTTGATCGCCAGCACATCACGGCCAATGAATGGCTTTTTCGGATCGGGGAGCCGTCGGATGCGATCTATGTGATCGACTCCGGGCGATTCGCGGCCGTCGGAGCCGACGGTGAAGTGTTCCGCGAGATGGCCTCCGGCGACTCGATCGGAGATCTGGGCCTCATCGCCGGTGCCGCCCGATCGGCCGGCGTGCGAGCGCTCCGCGACGGTGTGGTGTGGAGAATCGCCGCCGACACGTTCTCCGACGTGCTCGCGAAAACCCCGCGGTTGCAGTCGGCGATGCTGCGGGCGATGGCGCAGATGCTGCGAGAGTCGCGCTCTGTCAACATTTCTCAGAATCCGCGGGTGGTCGGGATCTTGTCGACCGGCGGCGCCGCGGCGGCCCCGGTCGTCGAAGCGGTCGCGGCTCGGTTGCAAGCGTACGGCCGCGCCGCGGTGGTCTCGCCGCCCGTCGAGACCACCGCCACGGTTGCCGCTCACGCGGAACTCGTCGAGGCGTTCAGCGAGACCCTCGATCGTGCCGAACGCAGCAACGACTGGGTTTTGGTGATCGCCGACCGCGGGTCCGGCGATCTTTGGCGGCGATACGTTGTCGCGCAATGCGATCGACTCGTGATCCTGGTGAATCAGGCGCACCCGCCGAAGGATCTCGCCCGGCCCAAAACCCAGGGCCCCGTCCATCTGGTCACCATGACCGAGGCGGACCCCGCATGGTGGGATCTGATGGAGCCGGTGTCGCATCACTGCCGCGACGAGAACGGGATCGCGGCCCTGGCTCGCAGGATCGCCGGCCGCTCCTTGGGTCTGGTGCTGGCCGGCGGCGGCGCCCGGGGGCTTGCGCACTTCGGCGTCTACGAGGAACTCACCCGGGCCGGAATCATCATCGACCGGTTCGGCGGGACGAGCGCGGGCGCCATCGCCGCGGCGGCCTTCGCGTTGGGGATGGAGGCAGCCGAGGCGACGGAAGCGGTCCGCAAGTCCATCGGAAACGTCAGTCCCCTCGGCGATTACACGCTGCCTGCGATAGCGCTCACCCGCGGCGGACGCATCGACCGACTCGTGCGAGAGTTCTTCGGCGGTGCCCTGATCGAGCATCTGCCTCGAGGATTCTTCTCGGTCTCCACCGACATGATCGCCGGCGAGCAGATCATTCATCGCCGCGGGCCGTTGTCGCTCGCGGTACGCGCCTCGATCTCGATCCCGGGTCTGCTGCCGCCGGTACAGCATGGCGAGCGACTGCTAATAGACGGCGGATTGTTGAACAACCTTCCGGCCGATGTGATGTCCGCCGACCGTGATGGCGAGGTCATCTGCGTGGATCTGCGCCGAGAGTTCCTGCCGTCGAAGGGGTTTGGGCTGCTGCCCGCGATCCTTCAGCCTCCCGGGCTGGTCCGACGGGTGCTGACCGGCACCGACGAGGCACTGCCGCCGCTGCAAGAGACGCTGCTTCGCACGGTCGACCTCGCGGCTTCCAACGGCAACCTGAACGAACTTCCCCGCATCGCGGCGATTATCAGGCCGGACATCTCCGCGATCGGTCCGCTGGACTTCAAGAAGCTCGAGGCCGCCCTCGAGGTCGGGCGCAAGGCCACCCGCGCGGTGTTGGAAGCGCAGCCAAACCTGGTCGGCTGA